Genomic window (Equus asinus isolate D_3611 breed Donkey chromosome 8, EquAss-T2T_v2, whole genome shotgun sequence):
ggttgaactgtgtccccctcaaatttgTATGGTGAAGTCCTAAactctagtacctcagaatgtgatcttagtTGGAGATATGGTTCTTACAGAGGCAATCaacttaaaatgaggtcattagggtaggcTCTAATCCAAATAATTAGTGTCctaataaaaagaggaaatttggagacagacgtgaacacagggagaatgccatgtgaagttGAAGAAAGAGATCAAGGTTACACTCTTACAAGCTAAAGAATACCAAAGATTGCCAACAAACACCCAGAAGCAGGTGAGAGGCATGGGATTCATTCTTTCTTACAGCCCTCCGGAGGAACCAACTCTGCTTACACCTTGATGTGAatcttctagccttcagaaccaggagaaaataaatttttttctttcctccacccAATTTGTGGTCTCATGTTCTGGCAGCCCTCAAAAACCAATATTATATGATTAAATACCAAAAtcatgataatgataatgattaaGATGGTTGAAACTTATTTTTTGAGATATACTTTGGATTAACCTTTGTGCTGAGTGATTTACAAAAGTTATCTTTTGTAATCTTTACAACAAATCTAAGAGATACATATTAGTCTCACTatagaaatttttataaaaagaagaagagaaggccaGATGATATCATGATTGGCAGTAGAGTGATAATTCAAACCCAGACATGTCTGATCCCAAAATACACGTCCCTGTTCAATGCTCTGCACTGCTTTTGGTAGAGCAGTAGAAAAGGCCACATGACTGAGTTTAGTGAATGGGGAGAATATTAtctattaaaatgaaacaaagctcaTGAGGATGATGAACTTGTTCTAGAGCTTGAACGAAGGAATGAACCCAAAATATTGAGGTGGCTTGAAGAACAacgtgtattctttttttttttttttttgaggaagattagccctgagctaactaacatctgctgccaatcctcctctttttgctgaggaagactggctctgagctaacatctgtgcccatcttcctctactttacatgtgggatgcctaccacagcatggcttgccaagcagagccatgtccgcacccaggatcccaatggGTGAACCCCAGGGCGTCAAcacagaacgtgtgaacttaactgctgcgccaccgggccggcccccaaagtgTATTCTTGATGAGGGAAGTTACCAGAGCCAAGACCTCACATAGGAAAACATCATGAAGTATTTAGGATGAAAGAGTAGGATTGTCAGTGTTTGTGTTGAAAAACAATGAGGAGAAACCTCTTGAGAGGGAGGATGTAACCTCCTGTGCAGTGTCCTGAACCCCAAAATAAGTAGTCTCCATTTGTTATCTGACAATTTGGAAGATTCTGGAGGCTTTTGAGGAAAGTGACATAACTCAGTGGTActaaaaaaagtaattaaagaaTATTGTATCCAGAGAATGGGAAGTAAAGGATTTACTTTACTGGACATTGGATGAGGTTACCGGGAAAGGTAGAGGAAATTTTCAGAGGTAGGCAGTGTGTCTTTCTAATAGATACTAGCCATTCTCTATATGGGATACTGTGAGCAGGTCCTCTTTGAAAGCAGGAATACGGACTatatcagtagttctcaaacacTAGATAGCATCCATATCACCTGGAGATTTGTGAAAACATATTCTTGGGTCCAACCCCCACAGTTTCTGATTAAGTAGGTCTGGGGTGATGCCTTGGAACTCACATTTCCAACAAATTCCCAGGCATTGATTTTCCCTGGTTAGGGGATAACACTGTGAGAACCACTGGACTAGGTGAGTGCTTTCTCTCCATTTTAGGATTATGCTCTACTTAACCTGCTGTGGGCTTTTTGCTGTGTTCTGCAGGAAGACAGTGTTGCTGGGTTTATAACTCttcttttaatgataaaaggaatcATGTCTGCAGTTGGCTGGTTTCCTCTTTGTTGGTGCTACAGCAACATGAAAAGGCATCTCTGTCCAGTTTGCTTTGTCTGAATCATTGCATTAacaattccattttttccctgGTTAAAAGCTGGCCATGGTTCACTCTTACACTGATAGAAATATACTAGAacatttgtctgtttgttttgccCAATTTGGTACTGATTTAGaaaattctggggccagcccagtggcacagcagttaggtgcgcacattctgctttgacagcccagggttcactggttcggatcccgggtgcagatatggcactgctcatcagccatgctgtggtaggcgtcccacacataaagtagaggaagacgggcacggatgttggttcagagccaatattcctcagcaaaaagaggacgattggtggcagatgttagctcagggctaatcttccttaaaaaaaaaaaaagaaagaaagaaagcaaagagaaaattctgCTGAAGCATGGGATATGGATTTGGGTAGCTTCCTACATCTTaaagtttcttcattttatatgtgaaaagaaaactcaagatACTGCTCTCCTAAACTGAAAGATAAATGATAATTTAGTTTTTTTACTGTCATTTATGATTAAATCACCTAAAACAGAAGTAGGAATTACATGTAATTATTTAACGATTATTCTGAACTGGAGGTTCATCATCTATATTATTGTATCAGTAGTAGCCCCTTTGGTCTCTAACTTTGGCGcacaaatgaaattatataaatgCATGTGTCAATATCTCTCAGAAACAACAGATAATTAGTTATAATTGTTACTTTATTATATAGGCAATGCCGTTCAAAATGCTATTCCAGAGGATTTACAGAATTTGCTACACAGTGACATATGACAAATTTATAAATGTACTCCTATCTAATACTAGATTATATGTTGAAGAATCAGATGCTCTGCCCAGACATTGTGGAAAGCATTTGATATCTCGTTTAACAACCacaacaattcaattaaaaagttatttctcttttgtaaaggAAGTAAATTGAAGCACATAGAAATAACTTGTCAGAGGATATGCGAGTTTGTAGTGGTGAAGCAGGAGTGTGGTTAATGCTACCTGACTGCAACATCTCTACTTATTCCTTTACACAGTCCTGACCATGTCATGCATGTTAATACCAGAGCACAACACATAGagtagacaataaataaataaccaaatgtTTAACTTTTGTAACTTCTTGTGGTTCTAGATAATGAAAATATCCATCATGGAATGGGAGAACCAGACATCTAGCTCTGACTTCATCCTGACGGGAATCTTCAGTCACGCTCCCACTCatatcttcctcttctctctggtcCTGGGCATCTTCACAGTGGCACTCTTGGCAAATACTATCATGGTTCTCCTCATCTACCTGGATACCCGGCTCCACAACCCCATGTACTTGCTCCTCAGCCAACTATCCCTCATGGACCTCATGCTCATCTGCACCATTGTACCCAAAATGGCCTACAACTACTTGTCTGGTAGGAAGTCCATTTCTGTAGCAGGATGTGAAGCCCAGATATTCTTCTATGTGTCCCTCTTTGGTGCTGAATGCTTCCTATTGGctgtcatggcctatgaccgttATGTTGCCATTTGCTACCCTCTTCAGTATCCCAATCTCATGAACTGGAAAATCTGTGGAGTCATGGTTGCCTCTTCATGGACCCTTGGTTCCTTTGATGGGATTGTTGATGTAGCTGCTACTTTGTCCTTTTCATATTGTGGCTCCCGAAAAATACCCCAGTTTTTCTGTGATGTGTCTGCGCTCCTAAGTCTCTCATGCACTGATACTTCCACATTTAAAACACTTGCTTTTATCTGTTGTGTATTAATGCTTCTTTTCCCGTTATTACTCATCATTGTCTCCTACACTCATGTAATTGTGGCTGTCATTCGCATGAGTTCTCAGGAGGGTCGGCACAAGGCTTTCACGACCTGTACTTCACACCTTCTTGTTGTCGGAATGTATTATGGAGCAGCTATGTTCATATATATGCGGCCCACTTCTAATCGTTCCCCAATCCAGGACAAGATGGTGTCATCCTTCTACACCATTCTCACCCCCATGCTGAATCCCCTTATCTACAGCTTCCGCAACAAAGACGTGGCCAAAGCATTCAGTAAGGTCCTAGGGAAGGGGAAACCTAGAAAATTATTTGGATAATGATCAACAAGGGCTTTTCCTCTCATAATTCCTCTCTCTCAATCtgatacattcatttatttaaaaacctgTTTTAGTAACATATATAAACCACTTTCATAAGGTATTTATACGCAGCAGAGTTGATAGACTCTGTGTACACATGCAATCAACTgacatattttgaatttattgcgtttattttggttttaagaATAAGTCAAAGTtcttgaaaagtaaaaaattaagttAGTAAACATATATACCTTAGTTACAGaactaaataagaaataaaactgcattaAATGTTTTCCCTTATTTTGAAAGCCCAGGTCTGATTAAACTGCTTATATTCCGTCTTATGTACTGAGTTAACTAGTACACTTGCCTAATTAAGTTTGTTATtagttctttcaaaataaatagcCAAAACAGGAAGTCACAGATATTTCCTCATTTACCAAAAAGCTTAACTTACAATGAATGCTACTTATGTTTGCAGAGAAaggaggggttttttttcctaagtGTTTGACTTTCTTGACACACTGAGCATTTCTATGTTTGCAAATTGTCTTTTGATGTCAAATCTGAAAACTCATCACCAAGAtcagtgtcaaggagcttactgcctatgttttctcctaggagttttataattttagatctttcattccagtctttaatccattttgagtgatttttgggtatggtgtaagatggtggtccagtttcattcttttgcatgtagctacccagttttcccaacagcctttattgaagagactcttttctccattgtatattcttggctcctttgtcataaattaattgaccatatatgcctgagttcatttctgggctctgtattctgttccattgatctaggTGTCTGCTTTTATGTCAtactgtactgttttgattac
Coding sequences:
- the LOC106829638 gene encoding olfactory receptor 2M3-like produces the protein MEWENQTSSSDFILTGIFSHAPTHIFLFSLVLGIFTVALLANTIMVLLIYLDTRLHNPMYLLLSQLSLMDLMLICTIVPKMAYNYLSGRKSISVAGCEAQIFFYVSLFGAECFLLAVMAYDRYVAICYPLQYPNLMNWKICGVMVASSWTLGSFDGIVDVAATLSFSYCGSRKIPQFFCDVSALLSLSCTDTSTFKTLAFICCVLMLLFPLLLIIVSYTHVIVAVIRMSSQEGRHKAFTTCTSHLLVVGMYYGAAMFIYMRPTSNRSPIQDKMVSSFYTILTPMLNPLIYSFRNKDVAKAFSKVLGKGKPRKLFG